In a single window of the Pseudomonas entomophila genome:
- a CDS encoding carbamoyltransferase family protein, translating to MTYILGLSAFYHDSAVTLIKDGQIVCALQEERFSRIKQDRGFPRHALRVCLEQAGISLADVAWLAYYEDPEVKFERICTTYKRNFPRGALAFAQQYTRFAARRDIKGIINTELQGLFPDQPLPAIFISQHHLSHAASAFYPSPYQEAAVLCVDGVGEWSTTTAWQGKGNQLEPLFEVRFPHSLGLLYSAFTYYCGFKVDSGEYKLMGLAPYGEPRFVDTIFEHLITLEDDGSFSLNRKYFDYEVGERMISTAFEALFGAPAREPESPIGQREMDLAASIQVVTERVMLALARRIKAQTQADYLCLAGGVALNCVANGKLLRSGLFKGLFVQPASGDSGGSLGAALHCHYQTSQAARQANGVDDAMQGAYLGNAYDSPQIERTLNHHGAPYQKLDRAALLAATAAHLAEDKVVGWFQGRMEFGPRSLGARSILGNPRSASMQSVMNLKIKNRESFRPFAPAVLAEQAGQWFELDTPSPYMLIVAPVHAQKRIAGLDERGYSGIEKLQLVRSHIPAVTHVDCSARVQTVDGRHNPLFRDLLASFADLTGCPVLINTSFNVRGEPIVESPEDAYRCFMRTEMDCLVLGDYLLVKAEQPQWHEVADWRSQYALD from the coding sequence ATGACTTACATTCTCGGGCTATCGGCCTTCTACCACGACAGCGCGGTCACCCTGATCAAGGACGGGCAGATCGTCTGCGCCTTGCAGGAGGAGCGCTTTTCCCGCATCAAGCAGGACCGCGGCTTCCCCCGCCATGCCCTGCGCGTCTGCCTGGAGCAGGCCGGCATCAGCCTGGCCGATGTCGCCTGGCTGGCCTACTACGAAGACCCAGAGGTGAAGTTCGAGCGCATCTGCACCACCTACAAGCGCAATTTCCCCCGCGGTGCGTTGGCCTTCGCCCAGCAGTACACCCGCTTTGCCGCGCGCCGGGACATCAAAGGCATCATCAACACCGAACTGCAAGGGCTGTTCCCGGACCAGCCGCTGCCGGCGATCTTCATCAGCCAGCACCACCTGAGCCACGCCGCGTCGGCGTTCTACCCGTCGCCTTATCAAGAGGCCGCCGTACTGTGTGTGGACGGGGTCGGCGAGTGGTCGACCACCACGGCCTGGCAGGGCAAGGGCAACCAGCTTGAGCCGCTGTTCGAGGTGCGCTTCCCGCACTCGCTGGGCTTGCTCTATTCGGCGTTCACCTACTACTGCGGCTTCAAGGTCGATTCTGGCGAGTACAAGCTGATGGGGCTGGCGCCCTATGGCGAGCCGCGTTTCGTCGACACCATCTTCGAGCACCTGATCACCCTCGAAGACGACGGCAGCTTCAGCCTCAACCGCAAGTACTTCGACTACGAAGTCGGCGAGCGGATGATCAGCACGGCGTTCGAGGCCCTGTTCGGCGCGCCGGCTCGCGAACCGGAAAGCCCCATCGGCCAGCGCGAGATGGACCTGGCGGCGTCGATCCAGGTGGTCACCGAGCGTGTCATGCTGGCCCTGGCACGGCGAATCAAGGCACAGACCCAGGCCGACTACCTGTGCCTGGCCGGTGGCGTGGCGCTCAACTGCGTCGCCAACGGCAAGCTGTTGCGCTCCGGGTTGTTCAAGGGCTTGTTCGTCCAGCCCGCTTCAGGTGACTCGGGTGGTTCGCTGGGCGCGGCGCTGCATTGCCATTACCAGACCAGCCAGGCGGCGCGCCAGGCCAACGGTGTGGACGATGCCATGCAGGGCGCCTACCTGGGCAATGCCTACGACAGCCCGCAGATCGAGCGCACCCTCAACCACCACGGCGCGCCGTACCAGAAGCTCGACCGTGCCGCGTTGCTTGCCGCCACCGCCGCGCACCTGGCCGAGGACAAGGTGGTGGGCTGGTTCCAGGGGCGCATGGAGTTCGGCCCACGCTCGCTGGGCGCGCGCTCGATCCTGGGTAACCCGCGTTCGGCGTCGATGCAAAGCGTGATGAACCTGAAGATCAAGAACCGCGAGTCGTTCCGCCCGTTCGCCCCGGCGGTGCTGGCCGAGCAGGCCGGGCAGTGGTTCGAGCTGGACACGCCATCGCCCTACATGCTGATCGTCGCCCCGGTGCATGCGCAAAAGCGCATCGCCGGGCTGGACGAGCGCGGTTACAGCGGCATCGAGAAACTGCAACTGGTGCGTTCGCACATCCCGGCGGTGACCCATGTCGACTGCTCGGCCCGGGTGCAGACGGTGGACGGGCGCCACAACCCGCTGTTCCGCGACCTGCTGGCCAGCTTTGCCGACCTCACCGGCTGCCCGGTGCTGATCAACACCTCGTTCAACGTGCGCGGCGAACCCATCGTCGAGAGCCCGGAAGACGCCTACCGCTGTTTCATGCGCACCGAAATGGATTGCCTGGTGCTCGGCGACTACCTGCTGGTCAAGGCCGAGCAGCCGCAGTGGCACGAAGTGGCCGACTGGAGAAGCCAATATGCACTCGACTGA
- a CDS encoding LysE family translocator, with protein sequence MTYGFLSFLLAVLIINASPGPAMLYVMNQSLRHGVRTGLKAAAGVEFGVFFYVLLAAFGLVLIFKEVPLLYRIVQVAGALYLLYLAYTCWPRRAAAAGASASGEGTPPPARFAFGKGMLINLSNPKIGLFFVSLLPQFVPADAQPAWLYFLIYGLVFNIGGILVNMTVGLAAHNLRAFIQRSSWFDYVPPVLFLAIAVLTLTREFA encoded by the coding sequence ATGACGTACGGCTTTCTCTCCTTTCTGCTGGCAGTCCTGATCATCAACGCCTCGCCCGGCCCGGCCATGCTGTACGTGATGAACCAGTCGCTGCGCCACGGCGTGCGCACGGGGCTCAAGGCCGCCGCCGGGGTCGAGTTCGGGGTGTTCTTCTACGTGCTGCTGGCGGCGTTTGGCCTGGTACTGATCTTCAAGGAAGTGCCGTTGCTGTACCGCATCGTCCAGGTAGCCGGCGCCCTGTACCTGTTGTACCTGGCCTACACGTGCTGGCCACGGCGCGCCGCCGCCGCCGGTGCCAGCGCCAGCGGCGAAGGTACGCCACCGCCGGCGCGCTTCGCCTTCGGCAAGGGCATGCTGATCAACCTGTCCAACCCCAAGATCGGCCTGTTCTTCGTCAGCCTGCTGCCGCAGTTCGTGCCGGCCGACGCCCAGCCGGCCTGGCTGTATTTCCTGATCTACGGCCTGGTGTTCAACATCGGCGGCATCCTGGTGAACATGACCGTGGGCCTGGCCGCCCACAACCTGCGGGCGTTCATCCAGCGCAGCTCGTGGTTCGACTACGTGCCACCGGTGCTGTTCCTGGCCATCGCGGTACTGACCCTGACACGGGAGTTCGCATGA
- a CDS encoding SGNH/GDSL hydrolase family protein: MHSTDKPVLSHHEAVQEVYRWTPQIRDYDRFMHIGARWVPYTMYFHEKMFRSPTINTDALGFRYTEFDGKRHSVAERPLAGKVNLLVGGSTALGVGSTHDGATVASYLSAITGEVWLNFAGRGYNATQELLMYLMQQKRIGEVGHVVVFSGINTLALEGIPDAFASDHGRYYYSFEFQHYMNKFNEDMKRKKNTFGGAGGESLFKRWKSALFDENPADEVITDEGVSLDERLERAALAITDALKQWRLLLAGHGASLSFVLQPLAHWCRERLTAEEEAVFHAIDSCPNNFYRLFSGVLGKEVHAPFFQHIQASADGIPCLDMNAMLKSSPVFEETLFVDRVHFNDLGNQQLAQLISDELGLYQEKSHEPHSQAVKPV; this comes from the coding sequence ATGCACTCGACTGACAAGCCTGTACTGAGCCACCACGAGGCCGTGCAGGAGGTGTACCGCTGGACCCCGCAGATCCGCGACTACGACCGCTTCATGCACATCGGCGCGCGCTGGGTGCCGTACACCATGTATTTCCACGAAAAAATGTTCCGCTCACCCACCATCAACACCGATGCCCTGGGCTTTCGCTACACCGAGTTCGACGGCAAGCGCCATTCGGTGGCCGAGCGCCCGCTGGCGGGCAAGGTCAACCTGCTGGTGGGCGGCTCCACCGCCCTTGGCGTGGGCTCGACCCACGACGGCGCCACGGTGGCTTCGTACCTGAGCGCGATCACCGGCGAGGTGTGGCTGAATTTCGCCGGGCGCGGCTATAACGCCACGCAAGAGCTGCTGATGTACCTGATGCAGCAGAAACGCATCGGCGAAGTCGGCCACGTGGTGGTGTTCAGCGGCATCAACACCCTGGCCCTGGAGGGCATTCCCGACGCCTTCGCCAGCGACCATGGGCGCTACTACTACTCGTTCGAGTTCCAGCACTACATGAACAAGTTCAACGAGGACATGAAGCGCAAGAAGAACACCTTCGGCGGCGCCGGCGGCGAATCGCTGTTCAAGCGCTGGAAGAGCGCCCTGTTCGACGAGAACCCGGCGGATGAGGTGATCACCGACGAAGGGGTCTCGCTCGATGAGCGCCTGGAACGGGCAGCCCTGGCGATCACCGATGCGCTCAAGCAGTGGCGGTTGCTGCTGGCCGGCCATGGCGCCAGCCTGAGCTTCGTCCTGCAACCGCTGGCGCACTGGTGCCGGGAGCGCCTGACCGCTGAAGAAGAAGCGGTGTTCCATGCCATCGACAGCTGCCCGAACAACTTCTACCGCCTGTTCAGCGGCGTGCTCGGCAAGGAGGTGCATGCACCGTTCTTCCAGCACATCCAGGCCAGCGCCGACGGCATTCCCTGCCTGGACATGAACGCGATGCTCAAGTCCAGCCCCGTCTTCGAGGAAACGCTGTTCGTGGACCGTGTCCACTTCAACGACCTCGGCAACCAGCAACTCGCTCAATTGATCAGTGACGAACTCGGCCTTTATCAGGAGAAAAGCCATGAGCCTCATTCGCAAGCTGTTAAGCCTGTTTAA
- the aroQ gene encoding type II 3-dehydroquinate dehydratase, producing the protein MTPRILVLNGPNLNLLGTREPTQYGHETLADLANLCAASARELGLELEFRQTNHEGELIDWIHAARGRCHGILINPAAWTHTSVAIRDALLATELPVIEVHLSNVHKREPFRHLSFVSSIAVGVICGLGSQGYAMALGYFSGLFKEQTA; encoded by the coding sequence ATGACACCTCGAATCCTCGTGCTCAACGGCCCCAACCTGAACCTGTTGGGTACCCGCGAACCCACCCAGTACGGCCACGAAACCCTCGCCGACCTGGCCAACCTGTGCGCCGCCAGCGCCCGCGAGCTAGGCCTGGAACTGGAGTTCCGCCAGACCAACCACGAAGGCGAACTGATCGACTGGATCCACGCCGCCCGTGGCCGCTGCCACGGCATCCTGATCAACCCCGCCGCCTGGACCCACACCTCGGTGGCCATCCGCGATGCGCTGCTGGCCACCGAGTTGCCGGTGATCGAGGTACACCTGTCCAACGTGCACAAGCGCGAGCCCTTTCGCCACCTGTCATTCGTCTCCAGCATCGCTGTCGGCGTGATCTGCGGCCTCGGTAGCCAGGGCTACGCCATGGCCCTCGGCTACTTCAGCGGGCTGTTCAAGGAGCAGACGGCATGA
- a CDS encoding shikimate dehydrogenase: MSAPGILAGLIGRGIQASRTPALHEAEGDAQALRYLYRLIDADQLGVDDSALPQLLDAAQRTGFTGLNVTFPFKQAILPLLDELSEEARGIGAVNTVVLRDGRRIGHNTDCLGFAEGFRRGLPDVERRQVVQLGAGGAGSAVAHALLAEGVERLVLFEVDAARGQALVANLAQRFGAGRAVLGQDLASAMAEADGLVNTTPVGMTKLPGMPLPAELLQARLWVAEIIYFPLETELLRQARARGCRTLDGGAMAVFQAVKAFELFSGRPADAGRMQAHFARLG, translated from the coding sequence ATGAGCGCTCCCGGCATTCTCGCCGGCCTGATCGGCCGTGGCATCCAGGCCTCGCGCACCCCCGCGCTGCACGAGGCCGAAGGCGACGCCCAGGCGCTGCGCTACCTCTACCGGCTGATCGACGCCGACCAACTGGGCGTCGACGACAGCGCCCTGCCCCAGCTGCTCGACGCCGCCCAGCGCACCGGCTTCACCGGGCTTAACGTCACGTTCCCGTTCAAGCAGGCGATCCTGCCGTTGCTCGATGAATTGTCGGAGGAGGCCCGGGGCATCGGCGCGGTCAACACCGTGGTACTGCGCGACGGTCGACGGATTGGCCACAACACCGACTGCCTGGGCTTTGCCGAGGGCTTTCGGCGTGGCCTGCCGGATGTCGAGCGGCGCCAGGTAGTGCAGTTGGGCGCGGGCGGCGCAGGCTCGGCGGTGGCCCATGCGCTGCTGGCTGAAGGTGTCGAGCGGCTGGTGCTGTTCGAGGTGGACGCAGCACGTGGCCAGGCCCTGGTGGCCAATCTGGCGCAGCGTTTTGGTGCCGGGCGCGCGGTGCTCGGCCAGGACCTGGCAAGCGCGATGGCCGAAGCCGATGGCCTGGTCAACACCACCCCGGTGGGCATGACCAAGCTGCCGGGCATGCCGTTGCCCGCCGAGCTGTTGCAGGCACGGCTGTGGGTGGCGGAAATCATCTACTTTCCCCTGGAGACCGAGCTGCTGCGCCAGGCCCGGGCGCGGGGTTGCCGCACCCTCGATGGCGGCGCCATGGCGGTGTTCCAGGCAGTCAAGGCGTTCGAGCTGTTCAGCGGCCGCCCGGCCGATGCCGGGCGCATGCAGGCGCATTTCGCCCGCCTGGGCTGA